The genomic interval GTAAAATAAGTCGTAGAAGGCTCTATAGGTAAATATTGCGTAGTTCTGTGAGTATCCACAACATAAACAGCGCCATTAGTTCCAATACGACCAACCTCTAAATTTCTCGGGTCAAAAATATTTTTTCCCGAAGTTATGAAATCTATATTAGCGTCTTCGCCGTTAGCACCTTTTAAACTATCAAAAAAATCTTCAATAGTACCTGTGTTTCCGGATTCCAACCATAAATCATAGGCGCTTTTAGCTTTTGCCTTTGCGTCTTGTATAAGGGACTCTAATCTGGAATCGTTATCCCATAAAAACTTAAAATTCGCATTTACCCCGTTAACATTATCACGATTACCACGACCGGAATATATATGTCTTGTCGCCATTTAATCTCCTCCGTTATTTATAATAAAATCTAAAATCGATGTCCACGCTACTAAACGTTCCACCCGACAATGTAAACGAATTAAATCCCGGCTTAATGCTTATCGCCTGCATATTCGTATTACGAAATACGTTAATCCCGTTTACTGTCGGCTTGATGCCGTTAAGCACTAAAGTATCGCTAGATAACGCTTTAGTAATCGTAAATACATCGCCTGTAGAATTATTGCGGATAGTGAACGATTTAGCAGCGGTTAATCCCCTTACCGTGATAACTACGTACATAGTCTCCGGCTGCACCGCTGCATTGCCTGCATTCCATATCGTAAAGGTCGAAGTAGTAAACGAATAGTTCGTATAATCGAAATCAATATTATCTGCCGTTCCATATACGTCTAAGTTTTCGTCGTATCCCGTACTATGTAAATCCATCGTCGTATACGTTGTTTCTCCGAAAGGCAGTCCGGCAGTAACGAATACTAATTCGATTTCTCCGCCTTTGACGACCTGTTCCGGTGTGATTGCGTTTTCTAGTCGTACATGCCAACCGTATCCACTTACGTTATGGCCTGCTAATCCGTAGTTATTAATCGGTGCTTGCCCGAAGTCTACGAATTCATAGCGCCATTCGTCCTTAGAACGCTTTTCCTGTATAAAGTACGAATCTTCATCGAGCAAGAATCCGTATAACTCGTCACGCAGATTAGCGTAATCGATGTTATGCTCGTGTTTAAACTTGAACGCGACTTTGATACGTTTATCTCCGTAGTCCATTCCGTAGTCTATCGCACCCGGTCTTCCCGGTACTTGCCTGCGCCTTAGAATAACCTCCGGACTTTCTACGATAATATCCTTAACGATTCCGTAATCAGATAATCGGTATTTTGCTCCGTTCTTCTTCGTAATCTCTAAGTCCATTTAACGACCCCCTTTTAAAAGGAACGCGAGGCTATCCCATTAGAGATAGCGCTTCGTCCTTCGCATTTTCTTCGTTTACGTACGTGCGTAACCATTTCTGATCCGCAACTACACGTAACTCTACTCGGCTAACGCTTGGATTAGCGTCTACATTTACGTTATTACTAATCTGCTGCGCGCTTGCCTTATTTAATCGTGTTAAATCACGTCTTGCAGCGTTTGCATCTAAGTTCATTGCGCCATTAACGTCTAGTCCCGTGTTTGCTCGGTTAGCTGCGTTTATTGCAGAATTAACCATCGTCTTAGCTGCCTTTGCTGCTATGTCCGATTTATCTGCGATTGCTAATGCGAAACCGTCCCCGAAGTCTCCCCCGAGTGCAATCGTTTCTTTGGCAGGCGAGTTAGAACGTTGTGCAGATTTAACTGCGTTTAATGCCGCTCTTGCAAGTGAAGCAGCAGCGTCGATAGCAGCGCCTATGAACGAACGAATACCACTTACGAATCCACTACCGAAGTCTTGTCCGAGTCCGTACGTATTACTGTTCGAAGACAATCCACTTCTACCGCTACTTGATACGTTACTACCTGCGCTTTGTGCTGCTCCGGCTTGTCCTTGAACGCCACTAACGAACATGCTACCGGCTTTCTTACCGCCTCCGCCGTCGTTAGCGCTACCAAGCATTCGTTCCACCGCAGACTTATTCGAGTTAGCTGCGCCTTTACTTGCGCCTTGCTTATTCGCTAAATCGTTAGCAAACTTACTGCCGGCTTTATTACCGCCACCACCGTCATTCGTCGATCCTAACGTAGACTCTACGCCTTTTTTAGCGCCACTAGCAGCGCTTTTAGCCGTATTACCACCGTCTGTAATGTCGTTAGCCATCCTACTTGTCGCTTTCTTACCGCCGTCTCCGTCAGTAGTTAATCCGAGCATATTAGCGACACCGTCTCTGATTCCGGTAGCATGACCGAGGATAAGCGGTTGACCTTGATTAAGGCCTGCGCTCATGGAGTTCATAGCGTTCTGACCTCCGCCTCCGTCCGTAGTGCTACCGAGTTCTAACTCGACTTGTCCGCTTGCAGTAACGGCCGCTCCTTTAGGTACGCCGCTAAGCGCTTGGATACCTTGACCGAACGTAAGCATTGTTTTACCGCCTTGTGTCGATAAGTTAATCGTATCCATAGACGATGTTATGCTCGTTTTAACGCCTTCTAATTGCGTCTGCAATCCCGGTATACCCGAGAATAATCCGCTTTCAAGCGATTTAATAGTGGCGTTACCTTCCGAAGTTAAGTCCGTCTTTGCATTCGCTTTTAATAGTTCACGCAATCCGAACATAAACGTATCTGCGCTATACTTACCGCTTTCAAATCCGGCAACTAACGAATCTAGCGTTACCTTACCTTCGCCCATCAAGTCAACGCTTGCATTCGCTTTAAGTCGTCCTTTTAGTCCGGACATGACTTGGTCTGCCGAAATTAATCCCGACTCTAAACCGGCTTTAAGCGTCTGCATCGTTTGTGATCCCGAATTAGTTAAATCCGTTATTGACGCAGTTTTGAGCGTGCTTTGGAAGAACGCCATTAATTCTACTGCACCGTATTGACCCGATTTTAGACCGGATACGAACGACTCTACAGATACCTTACCTGCGTCGCCTAAATCGACTTTCATACCGGATTTAAGGTTTAATCCGAGTTGATTCGCAATATCCGTTAGTTGCATACTCCCCGAACGTAATCCGTTTACGAACGACTGCATCTGCTTTTCGCCTTCCGGAGATAACGAGCCTTCGCCTAATCTTGCACGCATAGCATTAACTTGCGCTACTGCTGCTTGTTCTACCGTTACTTTACCGCTTTGTACGCCTTTAACGAATTCGTCAAGTTTCATCTTACCGGCAGTACCGAGGTCAACCATCTTAATACCGTTTTCAACGGAAGATACGAAACCTTCGCCCATTGCCGTGGCAGCTTCTTTAGAACTGTTCTTCATAACGCCGAAAGCGTCTTTTAGCGTTATAGAATTCTTAGCCGTGTTAAGATACGCTTGTGCTGCTTTATCTGCTGCGCTTTTAGATGATTCCATCTCTTTTGCAGCGTTCTTAGCCGCGTCAGCAAGTGATTGTGTCTTTATCGTTACGTTACTAGCGTTAGCCGCGTAGTTATCTAGTTTAGCGTTATATGCTCCGGCCTCTTGCTTTAATGACGAAGCAGTCTCGAGTAATTTCTGTTGTTC from Macrococcus armenti carries:
- a CDS encoding phage tail domain-containing protein, encoding MDLEITKKNGAKYRLSDYGIVKDIIVESPEVILRRRQVPGRPGAIDYGMDYGDKRIKVAFKFKHEHNIDYANLRDELYGFLLDEDSYFIQEKRSKDEWRYEFVDFGQAPINNYGLAGHNVSGYGWHVRLENAITPEQVVKGGEIELVFVTAGLPFGETTYTTMDLHSTGYDENLDVYGTADNIDFDYTNYSFTTSTFTIWNAGNAAVQPETMYVVITVRGLTAAKSFTIRNNSTGDVFTITKALSSDTLVLNGIKPTVNGINVFRNTNMQAISIKPGFNSFTLSGGTFSSVDIDFRFYYK